The sequence below is a genomic window from Brevibacillus agri.
AGGAAGAAGCGCTGCTTTTGGCAGAAGACATCGGGCTGGAGGAAGCGCGTTCTTATGTGGATTTGTCCTTCCTGCCGCAAGTGGAAAAAAAGCGGGTTGTCCGCATCGCGTAGAGTGTTCCCATCGAATTACATATTCGCCCCTTTCCCTTTTACAGCGGAGAGGGGCTTTTTGCGTCTGGTAGGCGGCGGTGCTGCAAAAAACGGATGAAGCTGGTCACCGGATAAGGCAAGAGGTCATCCTGACGATAGACGAGGCAAATATGTCTGCGGTTGACGTAGCCAGGCAGCTCGCGAATGACCAGCTCGCCCGTTTCGCCTTCGCGCACGACGCTGCGATAGGGGAGGATGCTGACGCCCATATTGTGCTTCGTCGCTTCCTTGATCGTCTCGATCGCCCCAAGCTCCATGCGCACTTGCCAGCGCAACTGGTTTTCCTGGGCCCAGCGTTCGGCCAGCTCGCGGGAGGTGGAGCCGGCTTCGTGGATGAGGAACGGCTCGGATTGCAAATCGGCCAGTTCGATTGTCTTTTTTTTGCGCCAGCGGATTTTGCGGAGAGAGAACCAGACGCAGCTCGTCCGCCAGCAGCGGAATGACGTGCAAGCCTTCCTGGGGCTGCATGGACAGCGAAACAATAGCCAGATCAATTTCGAAGTCGCGCAGCAGCTCCATGAGCGGCCGCGCTTTTTTTGTATAACGAAAACCCCCAGTTCGACTGGGGGTTCAGGAAAGCTTATAGCTATGAGTAGCCATCCTTTGAACTCGGTGATAAGATGAGAGCCGGTCTGCCAACCGCTCACACGAATCACAGGAGGACAAAGGATGGACAAAAGCAGTCTAGCACATACCAAATGGAACTGCAAATACCATATTGTATTTGCGCCGAAATATCGCAGACAAGTGATATACGGAAAATTAAGAAGAGAAATTGGAAAGATATTGCGGGAGTTATGCGAACGAAAAGGGGTGGAGATTATCGAAGCAGAAGCCTGCGTGGATCATATTCATATGCTGGTGAGCATCCCACCGAAATTAAGCGTATCCGAGTTCATGGGCGACTTAAAAAGGAAAAGCTCCCTGATGATTTTTGATAAGTTTGCGAACATGAAATACCGATATGGGAACCGACAATTCTGGTGTAGAGGGTACTATGTGGATACAGTGGGGAGAAACAGAAAGGCAATTGAAGAGTACATTCGCAATCAGTTAGTGGAGGACAAAAATTACGAGCAATTAACGATGAAAGAGCTGGTCGACCCGTTTACGGGTGAGTCGGTCAAAAAGGGCAGATAAAAAGCCCCTTTTTAGGGGCAGCCCGAGGCAACACGCGGTTGGCAGAC
It includes:
- a CDS encoding LysR family transcriptional regulator substrate-binding protein, with protein sequence MQSEPFLIHEAGSTSRELAERWAQENQLRWQVRMELGAIETIKEATKHNMGVSILPYRSVVREGETGELVIRELPGYVNRRHICLVYRQDDLLPYPVTSFIRFLQHRRLPDAKSPSPL
- the tnpA gene encoding IS200/IS605 family transposase codes for the protein MDKSSLAHTKWNCKYHIVFAPKYRRQVIYGKLRREIGKILRELCERKGVEIIEAEACVDHIHMLVSIPPKLSVSEFMGDLKRKSSLMIFDKFANMKYRYGNRQFWCRGYYVDTVGRNRKAIEEYIRNQLVEDKNYEQLTMKELVDPFTGESVKKGR